In Aliiglaciecola sp. LCG003, a genomic segment contains:
- a CDS encoding ATP-binding protein, with product MKSHLRKGKALIWTPLQIKIFVLVVSLFSLVFTLTLVSVYNAAYNQAERQFLSRLNVGRNVFLNEIANAKSQLDVNVETISKDWALRSAIGTAEDTESIRTVLFNFGNRIEADIALVLDKDFMLITQYGGQDDDIAQALGRRLSQSQQQRAWIAMVANEPYLVSAEPIRAPGIIGWLIMGKKLNLSLLARIKTLISLDINLAVVTGDTSVVPLSSAQNDPMMVEKIQQTSLMLPDQRRPIEFQTVDARETVLLPFVLFEDEQHQFVVVLQDSIQVWLKTLREFMLELLPFFLVGVLLAVLGSYYIARSITRPVGRLLDAAKRVASGQYSETIEISGKSELGELAHEFAAMQHAVMIREQKIKDQAEEIRQTNKAKYQIEIIQKEQQLAASANEAKNRFLANVSHEIRTPLNSIIGYSEMLSDQHASQQQIHQATLAINHSGHYLLNIVNDVLDLSKIEAGKIQLDRADVCLVSLLNEVCSYMRGFAEEKNLQFGLQLHYPLPQYCNIDGTRLKQILLNLCNNAIKFTAQGRVDLQVYLDNSKGRFIFVVSDTGLGMSEEQQLRLFTAFSQGNQAINRKYGGTGLGLHISKQLIEMMGGHIKVTSQEGIGSQFAVYLPWTPAQDERMLTCEQQVDWIAQHQHSHDLAVPQINGRILVVDDNEDNRLLVAYLLAKTGAHFSLAEGGKAALELAGKEQFDLILMDMQMPDMDGLQATGKLLEQGFTKPIIMLTANVDNESIKQVEEVGATAHFAKPINSERFYKLLEQFMVIDVQPHGMVGDAPVGEGYAKLTQQYTASFEDKIIQFRAALSEQNWPILKELLHKLKGSAGSYGFDHISDLAEEIEDALQQNNIPSVNVLMSKMFSDMARAAD from the coding sequence TTGAAATCTCATTTACGTAAAGGTAAAGCGCTTATCTGGACACCACTGCAAATTAAGATTTTTGTGTTGGTGGTCAGTTTATTCTCATTAGTTTTCACCCTTACTCTGGTGAGTGTCTACAACGCTGCTTACAATCAGGCAGAAAGGCAGTTCTTATCGCGCTTAAATGTCGGCCGCAACGTATTTCTTAATGAAATTGCCAATGCTAAATCGCAGTTAGATGTGAACGTTGAAACCATCTCTAAAGATTGGGCGCTCCGCAGCGCAATAGGAACAGCAGAGGATACCGAATCAATCCGTACAGTCTTGTTCAATTTTGGTAATCGAATTGAAGCTGATATTGCCTTAGTGCTCGACAAGGACTTCATGTTGATTACCCAATACGGTGGCCAAGACGATGATATAGCCCAAGCACTAGGACGGCGACTAAGTCAATCCCAGCAGCAGCGAGCATGGATCGCTATGGTGGCAAATGAGCCCTATTTGGTCTCCGCTGAGCCTATTCGTGCCCCCGGTATTATTGGTTGGTTGATCATGGGTAAAAAGCTGAATCTAAGCTTGTTAGCACGGATCAAGACCCTGATTTCTTTGGATATAAATCTCGCAGTAGTGACTGGCGACACCAGCGTAGTGCCGCTGTCCTCGGCGCAAAATGATCCTATGATGGTTGAGAAAATCCAGCAAACCAGTTTAATGCTGCCGGACCAACGTAGACCAATTGAATTCCAAACCGTCGATGCCAGAGAAACCGTGCTGCTACCTTTCGTGTTATTTGAAGATGAACAGCATCAATTTGTGGTGGTACTACAAGACTCAATTCAAGTGTGGTTAAAGACATTACGGGAGTTTATGCTTGAGTTACTACCCTTTTTCTTAGTTGGTGTGCTGTTAGCAGTGCTTGGCTCGTATTACATCGCACGGAGTATCACCCGGCCAGTCGGGCGTTTGCTTGATGCTGCTAAGCGGGTAGCAAGTGGCCAATACAGTGAAACGATTGAAATATCGGGGAAGAGTGAATTGGGTGAACTGGCCCATGAATTTGCGGCTATGCAACATGCGGTGATGATTCGAGAGCAGAAAATCAAAGATCAAGCAGAAGAAATACGCCAAACCAATAAAGCCAAATATCAAATAGAGATTATCCAAAAAGAACAGCAATTGGCCGCTTCTGCCAATGAAGCCAAAAACCGCTTTTTAGCCAATGTCAGTCATGAGATACGTACCCCACTCAACTCTATTATTGGTTATTCAGAAATGCTGAGTGACCAACATGCCAGTCAACAACAGATACACCAGGCCACCCTAGCAATCAATCATAGTGGCCATTATTTACTCAATATTGTCAATGATGTGCTGGACTTATCCAAGATCGAAGCAGGGAAGATTCAGTTAGATAGAGCCGATGTGTGCTTGGTTAGTTTACTCAACGAAGTCTGTTCATACATGCGTGGGTTTGCTGAAGAAAAGAACTTGCAGTTTGGCTTACAACTGCACTACCCACTTCCCCAATATTGCAATATAGACGGTACACGGTTGAAACAGATTTTGCTGAACCTGTGTAACAACGCGATTAAATTCACCGCACAGGGCCGAGTGGATCTGCAGGTCTACTTAGATAATAGCAAAGGTCGGTTTATCTTTGTGGTATCTGACACTGGGTTGGGAATGAGTGAAGAGCAGCAATTGCGTTTGTTTACCGCTTTTTCACAGGGCAATCAGGCAATAAATCGTAAGTACGGTGGCACAGGATTAGGTTTGCACATCAGCAAACAGTTAATTGAAATGATGGGCGGCCATATCAAGGTGACGAGTCAGGAAGGCATAGGTAGTCAATTTGCGGTGTACTTGCCTTGGACGCCGGCCCAAGATGAGCGGATGCTGACCTGCGAGCAGCAGGTAGATTGGATTGCCCAGCATCAGCACAGTCATGATTTGGCCGTGCCGCAGATAAACGGCCGTATCTTAGTTGTTGATGACAACGAAGACAATCGCCTGTTAGTTGCCTATTTACTGGCTAAAACCGGTGCACATTTTAGCTTAGCAGAAGGCGGTAAAGCAGCCTTGGAGTTGGCCGGTAAAGAGCAATTTGATTTAATTTTGATGGACATGCAAATGCCAGACATGGATGGATTGCAAGCTACCGGAAAATTACTCGAGCAAGGATTCACTAAGCCAATCATTATGCTGACCGCCAATGTGGATAATGAAAGTATTAAACAAGTGGAGGAGGTGGGAGCGACAGCGCATTTTGCTAAACCGATCAATAGTGAGCGTTTTTATAAATTGTTAGAACAATTCATGGTTATTGACGTCCAACCCCATGGGATGGTTGGAGATGCTCCAGTAGGAGAGGGTTATGCGAAGTTAACCCAGCAGTATACTGCCAGTTTTGAAGATAAAATCATTCAGTTTCGCGCCGCGTTGTCGGAACAGAATTGGCCCATACTTAAAGAATTGCTGCACAAATTAAAAGGCTCAGCGGGGAGTTACGGATTCGATCATATTAGTGATTTGGCCGAAGAAATTGAAGATGCGCTGCAGCAAAATAATATTCCATCGGTTAACGTATTGATGAGTAAAATGTTTAGTGATATGGCTCGCGCAGCCGACTAA
- a CDS encoding HD-GYP domain-containing protein: MIKEISIDELKPGMYVQGIVEQRGNLKIKSQGKVTKRAIVSQLRKQGILRLLVDTDKAFTADPSEVDEADIASAADPIEAQQAPQQPEQQHVSFDSEITTAKKLHEKGKAVQRRMLNAVAKGLPIDLKLPEEFTEELVGSMDRNPNALMCLTKIREKDTYLFEHSLNVAILLANFAKYLEMDAVEVQELALAGFLHDIGKIRVPDEILHKPGKLTEPEMNIMRDHVYYGIQTLEEMGLPEHIIRTMAEHHERLDGYGYPEGLRGDEISQYGRMIAITDTYDAITADRVYKAGMPSQKALKILLSDSPDLYDRDLVQKFVKCVGVYSAGSLVKLTNGQIGMVVHQNEDLPLSPIVKVFYSARNETYLPIKNIDLKNSQLKIEKGATASEFGLDFNRFFNERIAI; encoded by the coding sequence GTGATTAAAGAAATTTCCATTGATGAATTAAAACCAGGGATGTATGTTCAAGGCATAGTTGAACAACGTGGTAACTTGAAAATAAAAAGTCAGGGAAAGGTCACTAAAAGAGCGATAGTATCTCAGTTGCGCAAGCAGGGAATATTGAGACTACTAGTGGATACTGACAAAGCATTCACAGCAGATCCAAGCGAAGTAGATGAAGCAGACATTGCCAGTGCAGCCGATCCAATAGAAGCACAGCAGGCCCCGCAGCAACCAGAACAGCAGCATGTTAGTTTTGATTCGGAAATCACCACAGCTAAAAAGCTGCATGAAAAAGGTAAGGCCGTTCAACGGCGTATGCTCAACGCTGTGGCCAAAGGTTTGCCGATTGATCTGAAACTGCCAGAAGAATTCACAGAAGAGTTAGTTGGCTCTATGGACCGCAATCCCAATGCGCTAATGTGCCTAACCAAGATCCGCGAAAAAGATACCTACCTCTTTGAGCATTCTCTTAACGTGGCGATTTTACTGGCTAATTTTGCTAAATATTTAGAAATGGACGCTGTTGAAGTACAGGAACTAGCATTAGCGGGTTTCTTACACGATATTGGAAAAATTAGAGTTCCGGATGAGATCTTACATAAGCCGGGTAAATTAACTGAGCCTGAAATGAACATTATGCGAGATCATGTTTATTACGGGATCCAGACACTAGAAGAAATGGGGTTACCTGAACATATAATCCGCACTATGGCTGAGCATCATGAGCGTTTAGATGGGTACGGCTACCCTGAAGGTTTACGAGGTGATGAAATCAGTCAATATGGCCGTATGATCGCAATTACAGATACTTATGATGCTATCACCGCTGATCGGGTATACAAAGCCGGTATGCCCTCGCAAAAAGCACTAAAAATTCTATTGAGCGATTCGCCTGATTTATACGACCGTGATTTGGTCCAAAAATTCGTTAAGTGTGTGGGCGTCTATTCTGCTGGGAGCTTGGTGAAGTTAACCAATGGCCAAATCGGTATGGTTGTGCATCAAAATGAAGATCTGCCATTGAGTCCGATTGTTAAGGTATTTTACTCGGCTCGCAATGAAACTTACCTTCCTATAAAAAATATTGATCTGAAAAACAGTCAGTTGAAAATAGAAAAAGGCGCAACCGCGAGTGAATTTGGCCTAGATTTTAATCGCTTTTTCAATGAACGCATTGCCATCTAG
- a CDS encoding MGMT family protein, translated as MAASVSYYQKIWHTVQAIPAGKVASYGQVADLAGLPGRARLVGKALGYAPDDMQVPWYRVLRSTGQIAFPVGSEIGEQQKALLQQEEVAVLNHRVKLAIFQWRPELGDLLIKLKY; from the coding sequence ATGGCCGCTAGTGTAAGTTACTACCAAAAAATCTGGCATACGGTGCAAGCTATTCCTGCCGGAAAGGTGGCTAGTTACGGTCAAGTGGCTGACTTGGCAGGGTTGCCGGGCCGAGCGCGTCTAGTGGGCAAAGCCCTTGGCTATGCCCCAGATGATATGCAGGTTCCTTGGTATCGAGTACTGCGCTCAACAGGACAAATTGCTTTTCCTGTTGGCAGCGAAATTGGCGAACAACAAAAAGCGCTATTGCAGCAAGAAGAGGTGGCGGTACTTAATCACCGCGTGAAATTAGCTATTTTTCAATGGCGGCCTGAGCTGGGTGACTTACTGATTAAACTAAAGTACTAG